In a single window of the Sporichthyaceae bacterium genome:
- the coaE gene encoding dephospho-CoA kinase has translation MHRVQVGLTGGIGSGKTTVTDELARLGAVIVDSDVLAREVVAAGSEGLAAVVAAFGPQVLGPDGEMDRAKVAAIVFNDPAARQTLNGIVHPAVRVRAAELVRAAGPDAIVIQAVPLLVEAGLANAYDLVVVVDVDPEVALDRLVNGRGMEPADARARIAAQADRATRLAAADVVLDNSGDREAMRTRVQELWAELKKRQNEVR, from the coding sequence ATGCACCGCGTGCAGGTGGGGCTGACCGGCGGTATCGGGTCGGGGAAGACCACGGTCACCGACGAACTGGCGCGGCTGGGCGCGGTGATCGTTGACTCCGACGTGCTGGCCAGGGAGGTGGTCGCCGCGGGCTCGGAGGGGCTGGCCGCGGTGGTGGCCGCGTTCGGGCCGCAGGTGCTCGGGCCCGACGGGGAGATGGACCGGGCCAAGGTGGCCGCGATCGTGTTCAACGACCCCGCCGCCCGGCAGACGCTGAACGGGATCGTGCACCCGGCGGTACGGGTGCGGGCTGCCGAGCTGGTGCGCGCGGCGGGTCCGGACGCGATCGTCATCCAGGCCGTTCCGCTACTGGTCGAGGCCGGGTTGGCGAACGCCTACGACCTGGTGGTGGTGGTCGACGTCGACCCCGAGGTGGCGCTGGACCGTCTGGTGAACGGGCGCGGCATGGAACCTGCCGATGCCCGCGCGCGCATCGCCGCGCAGGCCGACCGGGCCACCCGCCTTGCCGCGGCCGATGTGGTGCTGGACAACTCCGGCGACCGGGAGGCCATGCGGACTCGCGTCCAGGAGCTATGGGCCGAACTGAAGAAGCGTCAGAACGAAGTCAGGTAA
- a CDS encoding GTP-binding protein, which produces MDLLRFATAGSVDDGKSTLIGRLLYDTKSIFEDQLEHVEKVSRDKGREYTDLALLTDGLRAEREQGITIDVAYRYFATPKRKFIIADTPGHIQYTRNMVTGASTADLAIILVDARNGLVEQSRRHAFLASLLQVPHLVVAVNKMDLVDWDREVYDRIHSEFVAFAARLRIRDLVIIPISALNGDNVVERSSASPWYDGPSLLHHLEHVHVASDRNLIDVRFPVQYVIRPQTKEHHDYRGYAGQVAGGVLKPGDTVTVLPSGFTTTIEAIDALDGPVVEAYAPMSVVVRLADNLDVSRGDMICRPKNMPTVTQDIDGMVAWMINEPLRVGAKLVIKHTTRSARALVKDVQYRLDVNTLHRDETTGELGLNDIGRVRLRTTVPLFVDDYRNNRTTGGFILIDEATNVTVGAGMITDTH; this is translated from the coding sequence ATGGACCTGCTGCGTTTCGCCACGGCGGGGTCTGTCGATGACGGCAAGTCCACGCTGATCGGGCGACTGCTCTACGACACCAAGTCGATCTTCGAGGACCAACTCGAGCACGTGGAGAAGGTCAGCCGGGACAAGGGCCGCGAGTACACCGACCTGGCGCTGCTCACCGACGGCCTGCGCGCCGAGCGGGAACAGGGCATCACCATCGACGTGGCGTATCGCTACTTCGCCACGCCCAAACGAAAGTTCATCATCGCGGACACCCCGGGGCACATTCAGTACACCCGCAACATGGTCACCGGTGCGTCCACCGCGGACCTGGCGATCATCCTGGTGGACGCCCGCAACGGCCTTGTCGAGCAATCCCGGCGGCACGCGTTCCTCGCCTCGCTGCTGCAGGTGCCCCACCTGGTGGTGGCGGTGAACAAGATGGACCTGGTCGACTGGGACCGGGAGGTCTACGACCGCATCCACTCCGAGTTCGTCGCCTTCGCCGCCCGGTTGCGCATCCGCGACCTGGTGATCATCCCGATCTCCGCACTCAACGGCGACAATGTCGTGGAGCGCTCTTCGGCCTCGCCCTGGTATGACGGACCGTCACTGCTGCACCACCTCGAGCACGTGCACGTGGCCAGCGACCGCAACCTGATCGACGTGCGCTTCCCGGTGCAGTACGTGATCCGCCCGCAAACCAAGGAACACCATGACTACCGCGGTTACGCGGGCCAGGTCGCGGGCGGCGTGCTCAAGCCGGGGGACACCGTCACCGTGCTGCCCAGCGGGTTCACCACCACCATCGAGGCCATTGACGCCCTCGACGGCCCGGTGGTTGAGGCGTACGCACCGATGTCGGTGGTGGTGCGGCTGGCCGACAACCTCGACGTGTCGCGCGGGGACATGATCTGCCGGCCTAAGAACATGCCGACGGTGACGCAGGACATCGACGGCATGGTTGCGTGGATGATCAATGAACCATTGCGGGTCGGGGCGAAGCTGGTGATCAAGCACACCACGCGTTCGGCGCGGGCCCTGGTGAAGGACGTCCAGTACCGCCTCGATGTGAACACCCTGCACCGCGACGAGACGACCGGCGAACTGGGGCTCAACGACATCGGGCGGGTGCGGTTGCGCACCACGGTGCCGTTGTTCGTCGACGATTACCGCAACAACCGCACCACCGGCGGCTTCATCCTCATCGACGAGGCCACCAACGTCACGGTGGGCGCCGGGATGATCACCGACACCCACTGA
- a CDS encoding inositol monophosphatase family protein yields MQTRSGERAAVDATDLELAVHLARAAGEQLLRLRAAGSASLGADGDRAAQELLAAGLRAARAADAVLSEEAADDPARLHADRVWILDPLDGTREYGEGREDWAVHVALWDRAVDDLIVGAVALPAQGVVLASDGSPARPRPDGPPRIVVSRTRPPAAARAVAEALGGELVAMGSAGAKIAAVVLGTVDVYVHSGGQYQWDSAAPVAVARAAGLHTSRVDGSPLRYNRAELSLPDLVVARPEYADAVLAAINGS; encoded by the coding sequence GTGCAGACCCGTTCCGGCGAGCGGGCCGCCGTCGACGCCACCGACCTTGAACTGGCCGTGCATCTCGCCCGGGCGGCGGGGGAGCAGCTGCTGCGACTACGCGCGGCGGGCTCGGCCTCGCTGGGCGCGGACGGCGACCGGGCCGCCCAGGAGCTTCTCGCCGCCGGCCTGCGTGCGGCTCGGGCCGCCGACGCGGTGCTCTCCGAGGAGGCCGCGGATGACCCGGCCCGGCTGCACGCGGATCGGGTGTGGATCCTCGACCCGTTGGACGGCACCCGCGAGTACGGCGAGGGCCGCGAGGACTGGGCGGTGCACGTCGCGCTGTGGGACCGGGCCGTTGACGACCTGATCGTCGGCGCGGTGGCGTTACCGGCGCAGGGTGTGGTGCTCGCCTCCGACGGGTCGCCGGCCCGTCCGCGACCGGACGGCCCGCCGCGCATCGTGGTCAGCCGCACCCGCCCGCCCGCCGCCGCGCGCGCGGTGGCGGAGGCGCTGGGCGGCGAGCTGGTGGCGATGGGTTCGGCCGGCGCCAAGATTGCTGCGGTGGTGCTCGGCACCGTCGACGTCTACGTGCACAGCGGCGGCCAGTACCAGTGGGACTCCGCCGCCCCGGTGGCCGTGGCCCGTGCGGCCGGCCTGCACACCTCACGCGTGGACGGTTCGCCGCTGCGCTACAACCGCGCCGAGTTGTCCCTGCCCGATCTGGTGGTGGCTCGACCGGAATACGCCGACGCGGTGCTCGCCGCGATCAACGGAAGTTGA
- the cysD gene encoding sulfate adenylyltransferase subunit CysD, whose amino-acid sequence MDQTIAPHSYQLSQLRTLESEAVHIIREVAAEMERPCLLFSGGKDSAVMLHVAAKAFAPAPIPFPVMHVDTGHNFGEVLAFRDSEVARCGVQLIVASVPDAIERGLVREEPNGSRNRIQTPVLLEACEKHRFTALFGGARRDEERARAKERIFSFRDEFGQWDPKNQRPELWNLYNGRIHTGESIRVFPLSNWTELDIWHYIAAEHVALPSIYYAHQREVFSRDGMLMANNEFCRPREGEECFVETVRYRTVGDATLTAAVRSDARDVEAIIAEVAATRQTERGATRGDDRATEAAMEDRKKEGYF is encoded by the coding sequence ATGGATCAGACGATCGCCCCGCACAGTTACCAGCTCTCGCAACTGCGCACGCTGGAATCCGAAGCCGTGCACATCATCCGCGAGGTGGCCGCGGAGATGGAGCGGCCGTGTCTGCTGTTCTCCGGTGGCAAGGACTCCGCGGTCATGCTGCACGTGGCCGCGAAGGCCTTCGCCCCCGCACCCATCCCGTTCCCGGTGATGCACGTGGACACCGGGCACAACTTCGGTGAGGTGTTGGCCTTCCGCGACTCCGAGGTGGCTCGCTGCGGCGTCCAATTGATCGTGGCCTCGGTGCCCGACGCGATCGAACGCGGCCTGGTGCGTGAGGAACCCAACGGCTCGCGCAACCGCATCCAGACGCCGGTGTTGCTGGAGGCCTGCGAGAAACACCGGTTCACCGCGCTGTTCGGCGGGGCCCGTCGCGACGAGGAACGGGCCCGGGCCAAGGAGCGGATCTTCTCCTTCCGTGACGAGTTCGGCCAGTGGGATCCGAAGAACCAACGCCCGGAGCTGTGGAACCTCTACAACGGGCGTATTCACACCGGTGAGTCGATCCGGGTCTTCCCGTTGTCCAATTGGACCGAGCTGGACATCTGGCACTACATCGCCGCGGAGCACGTGGCGCTGCCCTCGATCTACTACGCGCACCAGCGCGAGGTGTTCTCCCGCGACGGCATGCTGATGGCCAACAACGAGTTCTGTCGGCCACGCGAGGGCGAGGAGTGCTTCGTCGAGACCGTGCGTTACCGCACCGTGGGCGACGCGACGCTGACCGCGGCGGTGCGTTCGGACGCCCGCGACGTCGAGGCAATCATCGCCGAGGTCGCGGCCACCCGGCAGACCGAACGCGGCGCCACCCGGGGCGATGACCGGGCCACCGAAGCAGCGATGGAAGACCGCAAGAAAGAGGGCTACTTCTAA